One part of the Vallicoccus soli genome encodes these proteins:
- the cobI gene encoding precorrin-2 C(20)-methyltransferase, translating into MSTLVGVGTGPGDPELVTVRAVRVLREADLVVVPVMGDDVTGRAEATVRAHVDHDRVQRCVFALDDRGGVTPRRAAAWDAAADTVARAFHDGARTVAFATIGDPNVYSTFAYLAASVRGRVEDLVVETVPGITAMQDLAARSGTVLCEGTESLALMPITAGVGAFEEALRRFDTVVAYKGGRHLPELLEVLRRTGRLDGAVHGAALGLPEEDVRPAAEVDGPAPYLSTLVVPARRTTRGGKL; encoded by the coding sequence ATGAGCACCCTCGTCGGGGTGGGCACCGGCCCGGGCGACCCCGAGCTCGTGACCGTGAGGGCCGTCCGCGTCCTGCGGGAGGCGGACCTCGTCGTCGTCCCGGTCATGGGCGACGACGTCACCGGCCGCGCCGAGGCGACGGTCCGCGCGCACGTCGACCACGACCGCGTGCAGCGCTGCGTCTTCGCCCTCGACGACCGGGGCGGGGTGACGCCGCGGCGCGCGGCCGCGTGGGACGCGGCGGCCGACACGGTGGCACGCGCTTTCCACGACGGCGCCCGGACCGTCGCGTTCGCCACGATCGGCGACCCCAACGTCTACTCGACGTTCGCCTACCTCGCGGCGTCGGTGCGCGGGCGGGTCGAGGACCTCGTCGTCGAGACGGTCCCCGGCATCACGGCGATGCAGGACCTCGCGGCGCGCAGCGGCACCGTGCTCTGCGAGGGCACCGAGTCGCTCGCGCTCATGCCCATCACGGCGGGCGTCGGCGCCTTCGAGGAGGCGCTGCGGCGCTTCGACACCGTGGTGGCGTACAAGGGCGGCCGGCACCTGCCGGAGCTGCTCGAGGTGCTGCGACGCACCGGGAGGCTCGACGGCGCAGTGCACGGCGCGGCGCTCGGGCTGCCCGAGGAGGACGTGCGGCCGGCGGCGGAGGTGGACGGCCCCGCGCCGTACCTCTCCACCCTGGTCGTCCCGGCACGGCGCACGACGAGGGGCGGGAAGCTGTGA
- a CDS encoding cobyrinate a,c-diamide synthase has product MSLPRVVVAAPASGHGKTSVATGLLRALAQRGLAVSPHKVGPDYIDPGYHALAAGRPGRNLDPWLVGEERIAPLLLHGAAGADVAVVEGVMGLHDGAAGHGAFASTAHVAGLLRAPVLLVVDAAAQGRSVAALVHGFTTYDTSVRVGGVVLNRVGSDRHERILREALEDTGVPVLGVLRRHDALATPSRHLGLVPAAERSAEALATVRALGEVVAASLDLDAVLALARSAPDLPGPAWDPYDALAAAPSAHDDREDLGRARAEPVVAVAAGPAFTFSYAETAELLHAAGARVVTVDPLADERLPEGAAGLVIGGGFPEVYGQALSDNAGLRADVARLAASGAPVAAECAGLLYLADDLDGLPMCGVLGTSARMTPRLTLGYREAVAGVPSVLADVGTRVRGHEFHRTAVDPASPEPAWAWRGGTDGFVRGGVHASYLHLHWAGRPEMAARFVAAAARTAVPA; this is encoded by the coding sequence GTGAGCCTGCCCCGCGTCGTCGTCGCCGCGCCCGCGAGCGGGCACGGCAAGACGAGCGTGGCCACCGGCCTGCTGCGCGCCCTCGCGCAGCGGGGGCTGGCGGTGTCGCCGCACAAGGTCGGCCCCGACTACATCGACCCCGGCTACCACGCGCTCGCCGCGGGCCGGCCCGGGCGCAACCTCGACCCGTGGCTCGTGGGGGAGGAGCGCATCGCGCCGCTGCTCCTGCACGGGGCCGCCGGCGCGGACGTCGCGGTCGTCGAGGGCGTCATGGGCCTGCACGACGGCGCCGCCGGCCACGGGGCCTTCGCCTCGACGGCGCACGTCGCCGGGCTGCTGCGCGCCCCCGTCCTGCTCGTCGTCGACGCCGCGGCGCAGGGCCGCAGCGTCGCAGCCCTGGTGCACGGCTTCACCACGTACGACACCTCGGTGCGCGTGGGCGGCGTCGTCCTCAACCGGGTGGGGTCGGACCGGCACGAGCGGATCCTGCGCGAGGCGCTCGAGGACACCGGCGTGCCGGTGCTCGGCGTCCTGCGCCGGCACGACGCCCTCGCCACCCCGTCGCGCCACCTCGGGCTCGTCCCGGCCGCCGAGCGCTCGGCCGAGGCCCTGGCGACCGTGCGGGCCCTCGGCGAGGTCGTCGCCGCGTCGCTCGACCTCGACGCCGTGCTCGCCCTCGCCCGCTCCGCCCCCGACCTGCCCGGGCCCGCCTGGGACCCGTACGACGCCCTCGCCGCCGCACCGTCCGCGCACGATGACCGCGAGGACCTCGGCCGTGCTCGTGCGGAGCCGGTGGTCGCGGTGGCGGCCGGCCCGGCCTTCACGTTCTCGTACGCCGAGACCGCCGAGCTGCTGCACGCCGCCGGCGCCCGCGTCGTCACGGTCGACCCGCTGGCCGACGAGCGGCTGCCAGAGGGCGCGGCGGGCCTGGTCATCGGCGGCGGCTTCCCCGAGGTCTACGGGCAAGCGCTGTCCGACAACGCCGGGCTCCGGGCCGACGTCGCGCGGCTGGCCGCCTCCGGGGCGCCGGTCGCCGCCGAGTGCGCCGGCCTGCTCTACCTCGCCGACGACCTCGACGGCCTGCCGATGTGCGGCGTCCTCGGCACCAGCGCGCGGATGACCCCGCGCCTCACCCTGGGCTACCGCGAGGCGGTGGCCGGCGTGCCGAGCGTGCTGGCCGACGTCGGCACCCGGGTCCGTGGCCACGAGTTCCACCGCACCGCCGTCGACCCGGCGAGCCCCGAGCCCGCCTGGGCCTGGCGCGGCGGCACCGACGGCTTCGTGCGGGGCGGCGTCCACGCCTCGTACCTCCACCTGCACTGGGCCGGCCGGCCCGAGATGGCGGCCCGCTTCGTCGCGGCCGCGGCCCGCACGGCGGTGCCGGCATGA
- the cobO gene encoding cob(I)yrinic acid a,c-diamide adenosyltransferase encodes MPQGQPSTVPDDGLTTRQRRNRPLVVVHTGEMKGKSTAAFGLALRAWNQGWPVGVFQFVKSAKWKVGEESALRALGRVHEQTGEGAPVTWHKMGEGWSWIQRPGTESDHAADAREGWEQVKRDLAAQTYRFYVLDEFTYPMKWGWVDVDDVVATLASRPGQQHVVITGRGADPRLVDAADLVVEMTKVKHPMDAGQKGQRGIEW; translated from the coding sequence ATGCCGCAGGGCCAGCCGAGCACCGTCCCCGACGACGGCCTCACGACCCGCCAGCGGCGCAACCGCCCGCTCGTGGTCGTCCACACCGGCGAGATGAAGGGCAAGTCGACCGCCGCCTTCGGCCTCGCGCTGCGCGCGTGGAACCAGGGCTGGCCGGTCGGGGTGTTCCAGTTCGTCAAGAGCGCCAAGTGGAAGGTCGGCGAGGAGTCCGCGCTGCGGGCGCTGGGGCGCGTGCACGAGCAGACCGGCGAGGGCGCCCCGGTCACCTGGCACAAGATGGGCGAGGGCTGGTCCTGGATCCAGCGCCCGGGCACCGAGTCCGACCACGCCGCGGACGCCCGCGAGGGCTGGGAGCAGGTCAAGCGCGACCTCGCCGCGCAGACCTACCGGTTCTACGTGCTCGACGAGTTCACCTACCCGATGAAGTGGGGCTGGGTCGACGTCGACGACGTCGTCGCCACCCTCGCCTCCCGTCCCGGGCAGCAGCACGTCGTCATCACCGGCCGCGGCGCGGACCCGCGGCTCGTGGACGCCGCGGACCTCGTGGTCGAGATGACGAAGGTCAAGCACCCGATGGACGCGGGCCAGAAGGGCCAGCGGGGGATCGAGTGGTGA
- a CDS encoding magnesium chelatase subunit D family protein codes for MDDLRLALVLNAVSPAVGGVLVRGEKGTAKSTTVRALAAVLPPVAVVEGCRFSCDPAAPDPACPDGPHPAGAPAATRPARLVELPVGASEDRLVGSLDLERALGEGVAAYEPGLLAAAHRGVLYVDEVNLLQDHLVDLLLDAAALGTSYVEREGVSVRHAARFLLVGTMNPEEGELRPQLLDRFGLTVEVAAPRETGLRAEVVRRRLAHDDDPAAFTGRFAEEERALAGRIAEARRRLPGVLLSDAALRQVAAVCASFDVDGLRADLVTARAALAHAAWRGGVEVTAEDVRVAARLALPHRRRRNPFDAPGLDEDQLEQALADGAPEDGPEDPTDPDGGPDGGPDGGPDGGPDGGGPGPEGPGPEGGVPEAGVPEAGGPAGAQSAPPPGGDHAPRREPVTAQAGEAYRVRRLEARGLGSGPAGRRSRALGDTGALVGSRRPRGRARGIHLPATVLAAAPHQRARGRADGGRLRLRGEDLREARRVGREGNLVLFVVDASGSMAARSRMTAVKGAVLSLLLDAYQRRDKVGLVTFRGDGAEVALPPTSSVDAAAARLGALPTGGRTPVAAGLLRAHEVLRVERLRDPRRRPLLVLVTDGRATSGGVPAAHRAAGLLAATGTSAVVVDCESGPVRLGMAGDLAAVLEADLVRLEELGADALAATVRATTTRPTGPTTPRRAA; via the coding sequence ATGGACGACCTGCGCCTCGCCCTCGTCCTCAACGCGGTGTCGCCCGCGGTGGGAGGGGTGCTCGTGCGGGGCGAGAAGGGCACGGCCAAGTCGACGACCGTGCGCGCGCTCGCCGCCGTCCTGCCGCCCGTCGCCGTCGTCGAGGGCTGCCGCTTCTCCTGCGACCCCGCCGCGCCCGACCCGGCCTGCCCCGACGGCCCGCACCCGGCCGGCGCGCCCGCCGCCACCCGCCCGGCCCGGCTCGTCGAGCTGCCCGTCGGCGCCAGCGAGGACCGCCTCGTCGGCTCCCTCGACCTCGAGCGGGCCCTCGGCGAGGGCGTCGCGGCGTACGAGCCCGGCCTGCTCGCCGCCGCCCACCGCGGCGTCCTCTACGTCGACGAGGTCAACCTCCTGCAGGACCATCTCGTCGACCTGCTGCTCGACGCAGCGGCCCTCGGGACCTCGTACGTCGAGCGCGAGGGCGTCTCGGTCCGCCACGCCGCGCGCTTCCTCCTCGTCGGCACCATGAACCCGGAGGAGGGCGAGCTGCGCCCGCAGCTGCTCGACCGGTTCGGCCTCACGGTCGAGGTCGCGGCGCCGCGCGAGACCGGCCTGCGCGCCGAGGTGGTGCGCCGCCGCCTCGCCCACGACGACGACCCCGCCGCGTTCACCGGGCGGTTCGCCGAGGAGGAGCGCGCGCTCGCCGGGCGCATCGCCGAGGCGCGGCGCCGGCTGCCCGGGGTCCTCCTGTCCGACGCCGCGCTGCGCCAGGTCGCGGCCGTGTGCGCCTCCTTCGACGTGGACGGGCTGCGCGCGGACCTCGTCACCGCCCGCGCCGCCCTGGCGCACGCCGCCTGGCGCGGCGGGGTCGAGGTGACGGCGGAGGACGTACGGGTCGCCGCCCGGCTCGCCCTGCCGCACCGGCGCCGCCGCAACCCGTTCGACGCCCCCGGGCTCGACGAGGACCAGCTCGAGCAGGCGCTCGCCGACGGGGCGCCCGAGGACGGCCCGGAGGACCCGACCGACCCCGACGGCGGCCCCGACGGCGGCCCCGACGGCGGCCCCGACGGCGGTCCCGACGGCGGCGGTCCCGGTCCCGAGGGCCCCGGTCCCGAGGGCGGCGTCCCCGAGGCGGGCGTCCCCGAGGCCGGCGGCCCGGCGGGCGCGCAGAGCGCCCCGCCCCCCGGCGGCGACCACGCCCCCCGCCGCGAGCCGGTCACGGCGCAGGCGGGGGAGGCGTACCGCGTCCGCCGGCTCGAGGCCCGCGGCCTGGGCAGCGGGCCCGCCGGGCGCCGCTCGCGCGCGCTCGGCGACACCGGCGCGCTGGTGGGCAGCCGGCGCCCGCGGGGCCGGGCCCGCGGCATCCACCTGCCCGCGACGGTGCTGGCCGCGGCCCCGCACCAGCGCGCCCGCGGGCGGGCCGACGGCGGCCGGCTGCGGCTGCGCGGCGAGGACCTGCGCGAGGCCCGGCGGGTCGGGCGCGAGGGCAACCTCGTGCTCTTCGTCGTCGACGCCAGCGGCTCGATGGCCGCCCGCTCGCGCATGACCGCGGTCAAGGGCGCGGTGCTGAGCCTGCTGCTCGACGCGTACCAGCGGCGCGACAAGGTGGGGCTGGTGACGTTCCGCGGGGACGGGGCCGAGGTGGCGCTGCCGCCGACCTCGTCGGTGGACGCGGCCGCGGCCCGCCTCGGCGCCCTGCCGACCGGCGGTCGCACCCCGGTGGCGGCGGGCCTGCTGCGCGCCCACGAGGTGCTGCGGGTCGAGCGGCTGCGCGACCCGCGCCGGCGCCCCCTGCTCGTGCTGGTCACCGACGGGCGCGCGACGAGCGGCGGGGTGCCGGCCGCCCACCGCGCCGCCGGGCTGCTCGCCGCGACCGGCACGAGCGCGGTCGTCGTCGACTGCGAGTCCGGCCCGGTCCGCCTCGGCATGGCCGGCGACCTCGCGGCGGTGCTGGAGGCGGACCTCGTACGCCTCGAGGAGCTCGGCGCCGACGCCCTCGCCGCCACCGTCCGCGCGACCACGACGAGGCCGACGGGCCCGACGACCCCGAGGAGGGCCGCCTGA
- a CDS encoding DUF6297 family protein, translating into MSARPDDDVLPGRDDPWWDEVTQDALARLAVLRRAGLRRRRRETAYVLYVVLLFGLFYAVPYASAAVRVSDGPREPWASWLAAGAPAGATALALGALVLAAADGRWRGPVLLDAASAHWLLPTAVRRGALLRPRWRLAVALYAALGAALAAAAAFVLRVVCVGALGWTLLPAAGAGAALGALAAAAGLAAQRDRVPPAALRLRWVAVALGGLAAATAAGSVPGPVGAVLLWSGPWGWAAQPLVLSAGAGVPGWPLGLALLAAAAAAAAVLGDRAAGGVPSAALRRRARAVDDVVAAATVLDLRLARQLTRTADGVPARRLPAPPRRARLAVAWRTLVGWRRDPARPAWAAVLLATALGLVEVSSAATGAARAVLLLGALLAGYGAAAQLVEGARLEADDTTRSRVLPLRFRTLVLRHGEVPALALTAGGALAAGVLTALGGAAQGAWLLVLGLPALVLAALVSACRGPVPPHLFLGPDTGAGSVGPLRVLAWTWRAPLAALAGLAPVLLVPQLVAAPVPVPAVLGWAAAVTAALGWWARQQAGAHHRA; encoded by the coding sequence GTGAGCGCACGCCCGGACGACGACGTCCTGCCCGGCCGCGACGACCCGTGGTGGGACGAGGTCACGCAGGACGCCCTGGCCCGGCTGGCCGTGCTGCGCCGCGCCGGGCTGCGGCGCCGGCGGCGCGAGACGGCGTACGTCCTCTACGTCGTCCTGCTCTTCGGGCTCTTCTACGCCGTGCCGTACGCCTCCGCCGCCGTGCGGGTGTCCGACGGCCCGCGCGAGCCGTGGGCCTCGTGGCTCGCCGCCGGCGCCCCCGCCGGCGCGACGGCCCTGGCCCTGGGCGCCCTCGTCCTCGCCGCGGCCGACGGGCGCTGGCGCGGGCCCGTGCTGCTCGACGCGGCGTCGGCCCACTGGCTGCTCCCGACCGCGGTGCGCCGCGGCGCGCTCCTGCGCCCCCGCTGGCGCCTGGCGGTGGCCCTGTACGCCGCCCTGGGCGCCGCGCTCGCCGCGGCCGCGGCCTTCGTGCTGCGCGTGGTCTGCGTGGGGGCGCTCGGCTGGACCCTGCTGCCCGCGGCCGGCGCCGGTGCGGCGCTGGGCGCGCTGGCCGCCGCCGCCGGCCTCGCCGCGCAGCGCGACCGGGTGCCGCCCGCGGCGCTGCGGCTGCGCTGGGTCGCCGTCGCCCTGGGCGGCCTCGCCGCGGCGACGGCCGCCGGCTCCGTGCCCGGGCCCGTCGGCGCCGTGCTGCTGTGGTCGGGGCCCTGGGGGTGGGCCGCGCAGCCGCTCGTGCTCAGCGCCGGGGCGGGGGTCCCCGGCTGGCCGCTGGGCCTCGCGCTGCTCGCGGCCGCCGCGGCGGCAGCGGCCGTCCTCGGGGACCGGGCCGCCGGGGGCGTGCCGTCGGCGGCCCTGCGCCGGCGGGCCCGCGCGGTCGACGACGTCGTCGCCGCCGCGACGGTGCTCGACCTGCGCCTGGCGCGCCAGCTCACGCGCACCGCGGACGGGGTGCCGGCCCGCCGGCTGCCGGCGCCGCCGCGGCGCGCCCGGCTCGCGGTCGCGTGGCGGACCCTCGTCGGCTGGCGCCGCGACCCGGCGCGCCCGGCCTGGGCGGCCGTGCTGCTCGCGACGGCCCTGGGCCTCGTCGAGGTCTCCTCCGCCGCGACGGGCGCCGCGCGCGCCGTCCTGCTGCTGGGGGCGCTGCTCGCCGGCTACGGCGCCGCCGCGCAGCTCGTGGAGGGCGCGCGCCTGGAGGCCGACGACACCACCCGCTCCCGCGTGCTGCCGCTGCGGTTCCGGACCCTCGTGCTGCGCCACGGCGAGGTGCCCGCCCTCGCGCTCACCGCCGGCGGCGCCCTGGCCGCCGGGGTCCTCACGGCCCTGGGCGGCGCCGCCCAGGGCGCCTGGCTGCTCGTCCTCGGCCTGCCCGCGCTCGTCCTCGCGGCGCTCGTCTCCGCCTGCCGCGGGCCGGTGCCCCCGCACCTCTTCCTGGGGCCGGACACCGGCGCGGGCAGCGTCGGGCCGCTGCGCGTCCTGGCCTGGACGTGGCGCGCCCCGCTCGCGGCGCTGGCCGGGCTCGCGCCGGTCCTGCTGGTCCCGCAGCTGGTCGCGGCCCCGGTACCGGTGCCGGCGGTGCTCGGGTGGGCCGCCGCCGTGACGGCGGCGCTCGGCTGGTGGGCGCGCCAGCAGGCCGGGGCCCACCACCGCGCGTGA
- a CDS encoding ABC transporter ATP-binding protein — protein sequence MRGASRSYGPRTALHPVDLRLGDGECVALMGDNGSGKSTLLRLATGRDAPTAGEVLLDGAPVDEDDPVVRARVAVVADAPAFWPDLTVREHLELVAAAHGVGEDAAAWVDWALEDRRVADHADARPAHLSSGQVQAVLLAAALVRPRDLLVLDEPEQRLDPGARERLGDRVRAEAAGGVGVLLATHHAELARAVADRVLVLADGRVVADGPPHAVLPG from the coding sequence ATGCGCGGGGCGAGCCGCTCGTACGGCCCCCGCACCGCCCTGCACCCCGTCGACCTGCGGCTCGGGGACGGCGAGTGCGTCGCCCTCATGGGCGACAACGGCTCGGGCAAGTCCACGCTGCTGCGCCTGGCCACCGGGCGCGACGCCCCCACGGCGGGGGAGGTCCTGCTCGACGGCGCGCCGGTGGACGAGGACGACCCCGTCGTGCGGGCGCGGGTCGCGGTCGTCGCCGACGCGCCCGCCTTCTGGCCCGACCTCACGGTCCGCGAGCACCTCGAGCTCGTCGCGGCGGCGCACGGGGTCGGGGAGGACGCCGCGGCCTGGGTCGACTGGGCGCTGGAGGACCGCCGGGTCGCCGACCACGCCGACGCCCGGCCGGCGCACCTGTCCTCCGGGCAGGTGCAGGCCGTGCTGCTGGCCGCCGCGCTCGTGCGGCCCCGCGACCTGCTCGTGCTCGACGAGCCCGAGCAGCGCCTCGACCCCGGCGCGCGCGAGCGGCTCGGGGACCGCGTCCGGGCCGAGGCGGCGGGGGGCGTGGGCGTGCTCCTGGCCACGCACCACGCCGAGCTGGCCCGCGCCGTCGCCGACCGCGTCCTGGTCCTCGCCGACGGCCGGGTCGTGGCCGACGGCCCGCCGCACGCGGTGCTGCCCGGGTGA
- a CDS encoding alpha,alpha-trehalose-phosphate synthase (UDP-forming): MSDPDRPEPGEYDVVVVSNRLPVDRVEEPDGSVSWRSSPGGLVAALEPFMRRTDGAWVGWSGAPGDAPEPFDEHDMHLVGVPLSEGEVAEYYEGFSNATLWPLYHDVIAPPVFHRRWWDVYVQVNRRFAEAAARQASQGATVWVHDYQLQLVPGMLREIRPDLRIGFFDHIPFPGYEIFAQLPWRRQVVEGLLGADLLGFQRGADAANFLRACRRAAGLRTSGSTVRAGDRTVTARAFPISIDTPGFGDLARRDDVQARAKEIREALGDPRHLLLGVDRLDYTKGILHRLKAFGELLDDGRLDVHDTVLVQVASPSRERVEQYQALRDEVEATVGRINGDHGELGHQPVHYLHHSYPKEEMAALYLAADVMLVTSLRDGMNLVAKEFVACRHDETGALVLSEFTGAADELGGAFLINPHDIQGVKDTIVRAVESGEREQRRRMRTMRKRVREHDVSRWASDFLGALDAAGGARDDAGAPGEGGDAATAGDGAAAAPA; the protein is encoded by the coding sequence GTGAGCGACCCCGACCGACCCGAGCCCGGCGAGTACGACGTCGTCGTGGTCTCGAACCGCCTGCCGGTCGACCGCGTGGAGGAGCCCGACGGCTCCGTGTCCTGGCGCAGCAGCCCCGGCGGGCTGGTCGCCGCGCTCGAGCCGTTCATGCGCCGCACCGACGGCGCGTGGGTCGGCTGGTCGGGCGCGCCGGGCGACGCCCCGGAGCCGTTCGACGAGCACGACATGCACCTCGTGGGCGTCCCGCTCTCGGAGGGCGAGGTCGCGGAGTACTACGAGGGGTTCAGCAACGCCACGCTGTGGCCGCTCTACCACGACGTCATCGCGCCGCCGGTGTTCCACCGCCGCTGGTGGGACGTCTACGTGCAGGTGAACCGGCGCTTCGCCGAGGCCGCCGCCCGCCAGGCGTCGCAGGGCGCCACGGTGTGGGTGCACGACTACCAGCTGCAGCTCGTGCCCGGGATGCTGCGGGAGATCCGGCCGGACCTGCGCATCGGCTTCTTCGACCACATCCCGTTCCCCGGGTACGAGATCTTCGCCCAGCTGCCGTGGCGGCGGCAGGTCGTGGAGGGGCTGCTCGGGGCGGACCTGCTGGGCTTCCAGCGCGGCGCCGACGCGGCCAACTTCCTGCGGGCGTGCCGGCGGGCCGCCGGCCTGCGCACCTCGGGCTCGACGGTGCGGGCCGGGGACCGGACGGTCACTGCGCGGGCGTTCCCCATCTCCATCGACACGCCGGGCTTCGGCGACCTCGCCCGCCGGGACGACGTGCAGGCCCGCGCGAAGGAGATCCGCGAGGCCCTCGGCGACCCGCGGCACCTGCTCCTCGGCGTCGACCGGCTCGACTACACCAAGGGGATCCTCCACCGGCTCAAGGCCTTCGGCGAGCTCCTCGACGACGGCCGCCTCGACGTGCACGACACCGTGCTCGTGCAGGTGGCGAGCCCGAGCCGCGAGCGGGTGGAGCAGTACCAGGCGCTGCGCGACGAGGTCGAGGCGACCGTGGGGCGCATCAACGGCGACCACGGCGAGCTCGGCCACCAGCCCGTGCACTACCTGCACCACTCGTACCCGAAGGAGGAGATGGCCGCGCTCTACCTCGCCGCGGACGTCATGCTCGTCACCTCCCTGCGCGACGGCATGAACCTCGTGGCCAAGGAGTTCGTGGCCTGCCGGCACGACGAGACCGGCGCGCTGGTCCTCAGCGAGTTCACCGGCGCCGCCGACGAGCTCGGCGGGGCGTTCCTCATCAACCCCCACGACATCCAGGGCGTCAAGGACACGATCGTGCGCGCGGTCGAGTCGGGCGAGCGCGAGCAGCGCCGGCGGATGCGGACCATGCGCAAGCGGGTGCGCGAGCACGACGTGTCGCGGTGGGCCTCGGACTTCCTCGGCGCGCTCGACGCGGCGGGCGGCGCCCGCGACGACGCGGGGGCCCCCGGCGAGGGCGGGGACGCCGCGACGGCGGGGGACGGGGCCGCGGCGGCGCCCGCGTAG
- a CDS encoding GNAT family N-acetyltransferase, whose translation MPTPVLDLRPARYDDPVAARLVAELQQEFVVRYGGPDETPVDPAEFAPPRGTFLVAWDGDEPVGCGGWRIVEPGLGEIKRMYVVAAHRGRGLSRIVLAALEDAARAAGLTRLRLETGDQQPEALRLYGTSGYAPIPRFGYYACHESSLCFAKDL comes from the coding sequence GTGCCCACGCCCGTCCTCGACCTGCGCCCGGCGCGCTACGACGACCCGGTCGCGGCCCGCCTCGTCGCCGAGCTCCAGCAGGAGTTCGTCGTCCGCTACGGCGGCCCCGACGAGACCCCCGTCGACCCCGCCGAGTTCGCGCCCCCGCGGGGCACGTTCCTCGTCGCCTGGGACGGCGACGAGCCCGTCGGCTGCGGCGGCTGGCGCATCGTCGAGCCGGGCCTCGGCGAGATCAAGCGGATGTACGTCGTCGCGGCCCACCGCGGCAGGGGCCTGTCCCGCATCGTCCTCGCGGCGCTCGAGGACGCGGCCCGCGCCGCCGGCCTCACCCGCCTGCGCCTCGAGACCGGCGACCAGCAGCCCGAGGCGCTGCGGCTCTACGGGACCAGCGGCTACGCGCCGATCCCCCGCTTCGGCTACTACGCCTGCCACGAGTCCTCGCTGTGCTTCGCGAAGGACCTCTGA
- a CDS encoding SprT-like domain-containing protein, translating into MDLRAALGTARELLDSHGLHDWEVGLDGARRRAGACHHGRRLISLSRHLTELHGPAEVRETVLHELAHALVGPEHGHDAVWRARARALGSTGERCLPEDAPVVAGDFVGRCAHGHEATRHRRPERVVGCGRCGSRTALLSWTWRGVAVRMHPRYVADLVTLAPRHPAAREQLELDAVLGGGPGQPAVQALLAPPVAPGTRVRLGGTGRFAGQVGVVESRGRSRYRVRTAQGLLTVPPALLTPLRTGG; encoded by the coding sequence GTGGACCTGCGCGCCGCGCTGGGGACGGCCCGCGAGCTGCTGGACTCGCACGGGCTGCACGACTGGGAGGTCGGGCTCGACGGAGCGCGGCGCCGTGCTGGCGCCTGCCACCACGGGCGGCGGCTCATCAGCCTGAGCCGGCACCTCACGGAGCTGCACGGGCCCGCGGAGGTGCGCGAGACCGTGCTGCACGAGCTGGCCCACGCGCTCGTCGGCCCCGAGCACGGGCACGACGCGGTGTGGCGGGCGCGGGCGCGGGCCCTCGGCTCCACGGGCGAGCGCTGCCTGCCGGAGGACGCGCCGGTCGTCGCCGGCGACTTCGTCGGCCGCTGCGCGCACGGGCACGAGGCCACGCGGCACCGGCGCCCGGAGCGCGTCGTCGGCTGCGGGCGCTGCGGGTCGCGCACCGCGCTGCTGTCCTGGACGTGGCGCGGGGTCGCCGTGCGCATGCACCCCCGCTACGTCGCGGACCTCGTCACGCTCGCCCCGCGGCACCCCGCCGCCCGCGAGCAGCTCGAGCTCGACGCCGTGCTGGGCGGAGGGCCCGGCCAGCCGGCGGTGCAGGCGCTGCTGGCGCCGCCGGTCGCCCCGGGCACGCGGGTACGGCTCGGGGGGACCGGCCGCTTCGCCGGGCAGGTCGGGGTCGTCGAGTCGCGCGGGCGCTCGCGCTACCGGGTCCGCACCGCGCAGGGCCTGCTCACGGTCCCGCCCGCGCTGCTCACCCCGCTGCGCACGGGGGGCTAG
- a CDS encoding haloacid dehalogenase type II, whose translation MPLATRPRAVVLDVNETLSDLAPLGPAFEEEGAPAHLAPLWFASVLRDGFGLSLAGAPRPFVEVAAGALRPLLAAAGVEDLDGAGQRVLDALGTLPVRADVPEGLQALAAAGLRVVTLTNGAVATTDALLRRGAARPHVDLLLSVEDAGAWKPDRRAYEHAARATRLAPQDLLLVAVHPWDVDGAARAGLRTAWLDRAGTPYPSHATLPDLVARDLLDLAGQLA comes from the coding sequence GTGCCCCTCGCCACCCGGCCGCGCGCCGTCGTCCTCGACGTCAACGAGACGCTGTCCGACCTCGCGCCGCTCGGCCCCGCGTTCGAGGAGGAGGGCGCGCCGGCGCACCTGGCGCCGCTGTGGTTCGCGTCGGTCCTGCGGGACGGCTTCGGGCTCTCGCTGGCGGGCGCTCCGAGGCCCTTCGTCGAGGTGGCCGCGGGCGCGCTGCGCCCGCTCCTGGCGGCGGCGGGGGTCGAGGACCTCGACGGCGCCGGGCAGCGGGTCCTCGACGCGCTGGGCACGCTGCCGGTGCGCGCCGACGTCCCCGAGGGCCTGCAGGCGCTGGCGGCCGCCGGGCTGCGCGTGGTGACGCTGACGAACGGCGCGGTCGCGACGACGGACGCGCTGCTGCGCCGGGGCGCCGCCCGCCCGCACGTCGACCTCCTGCTCAGCGTCGAGGACGCCGGGGCGTGGAAGCCGGACCGGCGCGCGTACGAGCACGCGGCGCGCGCGACGCGCCTCGCACCGCAGGACCTGCTCCTCGTCGCCGTGCACCCCTGGGACGTCGACGGCGCGGCCCGGGCCGGCCTGCGGACCGCCTGGCTCGACCGCGCCGGGACGCCGTACCCCTCGCACGCGACGCTGCCGGACCTCGTCGCCCGCGACCTCCTCGACCTCGCGGGGCAGCTCGCGTGA